The Geothrix oryzae DNA window GCCGGTAGGACTCGGTATCCTCGTCCGCCTGGGCCAGGCTGGAGAGGACATAGAACTGCCCCCCATGGAAGGTGATGCCCTCCAGGTCCTTCTGCTGCACCACCCGGGGCAGGACGGCGCCCGCTTCCTCCAGGCGGTCCAAGCTCGCCACCCGGATCTCCGGGTGCTCCGAATTGAGCCCCCCGTCGTAGGCCAGGTAGGCCTTTCCCTCCACGCAGACGGCGCCGCTGAGATCCTGGCGCCGCGGGCCCTCCTTCGCGAAGGAAGGCGTCCTCCCCTTGGCGAGCACGCGGAACGAGGGGATGGCACTCCGGGCGACTCCCACCGACAGCAGCATGATCGCGATCTGGCGCACGAGGCGGGGCAAGGCATCTCCGTCAGGCATGGGGTTGCAGCATCACAGGAAGAAGATGGAATACAGGATCGAGAGCACCGCCAGCGGGATCATCCCCATGGCGGCCAGGTTGGCGGTGCGTCGCGTGCCGAACAGGTAGGTGTAGGCCACCTTCAGCAGATTGTTGCTGGCGCTGGCGATGATGATGGCCTGCAGGATCTGGAATGTGCCGATGCCCAGGTTGCCTTGCAGCACGGAGACCACGAAGGGCGTGATGTCGGAACAGCCCACCAGGAAGGACAGCATACGCAGGCCCATGCCCTTGTAGTAGAGCAGGGTGTACTTCGTGGCCAGCGAGACCGCCACGAACATGACGGCGAAGAAGAGGGCGGAGTTGATCTCCAGGGGGTTCTTGTGCAGGGCCGGTTCTTCACCCTCCGTCGGTGGGATGCCTTCGGCAGGGGCTTCCGCCGGCACCGCCTCGGGGATGGGGGCGACCGCCACCGTCTGGTCGCGGCGGATCCAGAAGGCGTAGCCGGCGGCGAGGCCAGCCAGCACCAGCAGCGCCGGCCCGACCTGGAGGGCGGAGCTGATCCGGAAGATGGAGACGAGCACCAGGAGGCGCAGGTACATCATGCAGACCGCCAGCAGGATCGCGGCGGCGGCCTCCTGGTCGTGCCCGGGGTGGCGCTTGGATTTCTTGGCCAGCACCAGCACGGCCACCGTGCTGGAGTAGACCCCCCCGATCAGGCCCGTCAGCAGCATGCCCTTGCGGGGCACGAGGTAGGTCTGAAGCACATAGCCCAGGTACGAGATGGTCGTGGTGATCACCACCGCCATCCAGATCTGCCGCGGGGTCACGGGCAGCACCGTGAAGATCTGGCCCATGGCCCCGGAGGTCGGCGGCAGGCTCGGGATCAGCGGCAGCACCACCCCGGCGATCGCCAGGAACTTGCAGGCCGTGACCACCTCGCCGGTCTCCAGCCGGTCGGTGAACTGGCGGATCCGTCCTTTCGAATGGAGGATGAACAGGATCGAGACGCCGAAGAGCACCAGGAACCAGTGGGGCTGGTGGAGCGCCACGGGCCCAGTGGTGTAGGTGAGCAAGGCGATGAGCACGCCGATGAGGCCGGGGCTCTTCTTCTGGCGCACCTTGTTGCTGTAGTAGACGAGCAGGAAGGGAACCACCGCGGCCATGCCCAGCAGGAACGCGATCTGGCCGACCGCGGGGATCTGGTAGAGCATGAATCCCAGCATGCCGAGGAAGACGAAGGTCCGAACCGTGCCGAAGGTGTCGAACTTCTTTTCGCTCTCGTAGTAATCCCGCAGACCGATGCCGATCAGGGTGCTGATGGCGAGGGTCAGCAGGAAGGGCGCCACCTGGGGTGGAAGCATGGGGACTCCGGGACGGTGGAACAGGAGGAAGGGGCAATCATCAGGGAGGGGCCCCTTCGCAGGCCCCGGGGCGGCTCCCCCCGAAGCCGCCCCGGGGTGGGGCATGGATCCGGGAAGAACCTATTCCATGCCCATGACGCCCTTGGCGGCCTTCAGGTAGTTGGTGTTCGGCATGGCGGCGATGCCGAGACCTTCGATCACCTGGCGCATGCCATCGTAGTTCTCGCTCTCCGCGCAGGCGGATTCCAGCATGGCGCCGTTGAACCAGACCTGGGCGTACTCGCAGATGATGCCGTCAATGGTGAACCCGTAGCGCATCTTCTCGACGGCCACGGGAACCAGGTCGGGGTGCTTGCGGGCCATGGCGATGAATTCCTCGATGGTGTAGACATCCTTGTCCAGGGCCATCTCGGCCTTGAGGTGGGACAGGATGGTGGCCAGATCCTCCTTCTTCACGGGGAACTGGAACTTCCCGCGGGGCTGGAAGATCTCGTAGCCCTCGGGGGTCTCGCCCACCTTGGTCTTGATGTCCAGCAGGCCGTCGCGCACTTTCACATTGGCCTCGTTCGTCTTCGCGCTCAGGAAGTAGGTCTCTTTGGGCATGCGGCGAGCCTGGAAGAGGACGGTCTTGCCGTTCCACATCTTCTCCTTCACTAGCTCGATGACGCCGTGGCCGAAGACTCGGAACTCGGCTCGGGGAATGAGCTTCAGGGCGTCTTCGGCGGAAGTGGCGGTGTTCTTGGCAAACACATCGGACATGGGGTTGCTCCAGTGAGGGGTGGATGGGAGATCCATCCAGGGCGGGTGCCCCTGGGGGCAGGGGCGGGAAGATGCCACCGGGCCTAGAAAGCCACGGCGGCGTAGAGGAAGGAGAGGCCGACGATCCCCGCCATGCCGAGGGCCGTGAGGCGGGCGGTCTGGCGGTGGCCGAAGGCGAAGGTGTAGGCCGTCTTCATCACATTGTTCGAGGCGGTGGCGATGACGATGGCCTGAAGGATCTGGTGCGTGCCGATGCCGAGGTTGCCCTGCAGGACGGACACGATGAAGGGGACGATGTCGGAGGCGCCCACGAGGAAGGAGAGCATCCGGAGCCCCAGTTCCTGGAAGCGCAGCAGGACGAACTTGGTGACCAGGGACACGGTGACGAACATGAGGGCGAACAGCAGCGCGGCGTTCAGCTCGAGCGGGTTGCGCTCCTTGACCTCCACGACCTCGTCGCCCTCGGCCGGATCGGCGGCGGGCGCGCCGCCACGGCGCAGCCACCAGGCATAGGCCCCGGCCATCAGCGAGAAGAGCAGGAAGGGCGGAACGAGCCGGATGGCGCCCAGGGGCATGAAGGCTGCGACCAGAAAGAGGATCCGCAGGTACATCGTGGGGGTGGACAGCATGATGGCCGCGGCCGCCTCCCGGGCCTGGTGGCCGTGGGGGCGGGTCTTCTTGGAGATCACCAGGACCGTCATGGTGCTGGAGTAGAGTCCCCCGATCAGGCCCGTCAGCAGCAGGCCCTTCTTGGGGTAGAGGTAGGTCTGCAGCACATAACCGAAGTAGGAGATGGCGGTGGTCACCACCACGGCCATCCAGATCTGGTGCGGCCCGACGGGAAGCACGGCAAAGATCTTCCCAGCCAGGCCATCCGCAGGCGGGACCGCCGGGATGAGGGGCAGGATGACGCCGGCGATCGCCAGGAATTTGCAGGCGGTCACCACCTCGCCGGTTTCCAGCCGATCCGTGAACTGTCGGATGCGGCCCTTGGAATGCAGCACGAAGAGGATGGTGACGGCAAAGGCGACGAGGTACCAGTGCGGTTCGTGGATCACCACCGGGCCCACGCTGTAGGTGAGGAGGGCGATGAGCACGCCGATGAGCCCAGGGCTCTTCTGCTGGCTGACCTTGTGGTTGTAGTAGATCAGGAGGAAGGGCCCCACCACCACCATGCCCACCAGGAAGGCGTAGGCGCCGATGACCGGGATCCGGTAGAGCATGTGGCCCAGCAGCCCGAGGAAGATGAAGGTCCTGACCGTCCCGAAGGTGTCCCGCTTTCCTTCCTGCTCGTAGTATTCGCGCAGGCCGATGCCGATCAGCGAACTGATGGCGACGGTGAGGAGGAAAGGGGTGAACTGGGGTGGGAACAAATGACGCTCCAAGGCGGCCGGGGCCGGCTGCGGGTTGATCGTGGTTGTGGGGTGGTCCGGCTAGGACCGCTTCCTGGACACGAGATCTTTGAAATAGACGAGGTAGAGCCCCGCGAGAACGACGCCGGCGACCAGCCAGCCGGAGGACCGGCGCCTCGGCACCACCTCCACGACCATGGAGGTGTCGTCGCCCTGGCGGAGGCCGGTGAACTGCAGGATGGCCGCCTGGTGGCCGTCGAGCCGGGTCAGCAGCACGCGGGGACCGATTTCTGATTTCTTCGGCTTCGGCAGCTGCTCGCGGATGGCCTGGGCCATCATGTCCTCCGGGAAGAGGAATTCGAACCGGTAGCTCCCGATGGCGGTTTCCTGGGTGTTCACGAAGGCGTGCCGGAAGAGGCGGCTGTTGGCCGGGAGGGTGCTCCGCTCGCCCGGTCCCAGCTGGACCTCCTGGATGGCCCGCTTCACCTCGAAGGCGATGCGGAGGGTGGCCGTGGCCGGCATGCCCTCGGGTAGGTGGAACCGGAGGGTGGTCATGCCGTTTCGCGGCCCGCACTCCAGGCCCACGCCGGCGGGCGCTTCCACCAGCCGCGGATTTTCGGGGGAGGGAAAGCCGAGGGGCAGGCTGAGCGTGCCAGGCGTGGCGCTCGTGACGACCACGGTGGCCGTGGCCTGGCCCGACCCCTGTTCGTCGGCGTGGAGGCGAACCACATAGGACTGGATGTCCGTGGCCATCAGCAGGCTTGGCGCCAGGAAGGCCAGGAAGGAAAGAAGGCGGAGGATCCTCATGGTGCCACCGCCCAGAATGCAGGTGTGATGCCCAGCCAGTGGAACCAGGTGGCCCCGGAGAGCACCAGGATCGCCACCCCGAGGGTGCAGGTGAGCATGCCGTACTTGAAGTTGTCCGAAACCGTGAACTGGTTGGTGGAGAAGAGGATCACATTCGGCTTTCCGCTGATGGGCAGGCCCACCACCCAGTCGATGCAGAGGGCGGCGGGAAGCGCCAGCGACAGCGGATTCCAGCCCAGGGCCTTGGCCAGGGTGATGATGATCGGAATCATGATGAGGGTGCGGACGGTCTTCGAGGTGGTGAGCAGGTGACTGTACATCATCACGGAGATCACCACGGTGTAGGTGATTCCGAAGGGCACCCCCTTGAGGTTCATCCCCCCGAAGAGCATCCGGACGCCCCATTCGGCGGCGCCGGTGTCGTCCAGGGCGAGGCCGCCCGCGTAGGCGCCCGCGCTGAAGATCAGCAGGTGCCAGGGAATGTCCGCCTCGGCCCAGGACAGGATGCCCCAGCGGGGGAAGAGGACGATCACGGCCCCCAGCAGCGCGGCGAAGGGCGCGCTGATCTCCACGCCGAACCACCGCATGTGGAAGATGTCGGTCATCCACAGGAACAGCACCATGCCGAAGATGGCGATGGCCTTCTTCTCCTGGAAGCTCAGGGAGCCCATGGCCCGGTACTGCTCTCGGACCAGATCGAGCCCGCCCTCCACCTGGGGAACCTGGTTCTCGGGCCGGATGCGGAACAGCAGTTTCTGCCCGAGGATCCACATGAGGAGGATGGTGACGATGGCCACCGGCGCACCCAGACGCATCCAGTCCATGTAGTAGACCCGGTGCCCGCCCATGTTCTGGATGAGGCCCACCGCGATGAGGTTGGCCGAGCTGCCGGTCATGGTGATGGACGAGAGCACCGAAATGCAGGCCAGGTTGAGCAGCATGAGGTTCTTGCCGAAGGCGTTCGGCGTGGCTTCCGTGGAGCCGTAGATGGTGGCGACCACGATCATGAGCGGCAATGTCATCACGCACCGGGCCGCCGTGGCGGGGATGAGCGGCGCCAGGGCCAGCTGCAGGACCACGAAGGCCAGCAGGGCCCAGCTGGCCTTGTGGCCGAAGCGCAGCACCAGCCACAGGGCCATGCGCTTGGCGAGCCGGGTCTTCACCAGCATGGAGCTCAGGATGAAGGCCAGCAGGTTCAGCCAGATCACCTCCATCCCCAGGACATCCATGATGGCTTTGGCATTCGAGGTGCGCGTCACCAGCAGCAGGAACATGAGGACAAGGGAGGTGACATAGGTCGGGAAGGGTTCGGTTACCCACCAGACCAGGGCGAGCATGAAGCACGCGGCGCCGGACTGGGCCGACGCGCTCAGGCCCGCGCCGGCGGGCAGGTAGTAGATGAGGAGGAACAGCAGGATGCCGCCCGGGAATCCCAGGTAGCGCATCCACTGCTCGGTGGGGCTCTGTGCCTCCCTCACCTTCGAGGAGAGTGTCATCTTCTCCATGTCCAGGAGTTCCTGGAGGGTGGGTGGGGCGTTGGCGGGTCGTGCTTCGGAATTCATGCCGGAACCTGAAAGTGCGGGCCACCGGTGGGGTGGCCCGCGGGAGAGGGATTAGGCCTTGGTCCAGTTCTTGAAGGGGTGCTTCAGGAGGTTGGAGTTGAAGTAGCGCGGATCGCTGGAGACCTCTGCGCCGACCCAGTCCGGCAGCGTGATCTTCTCACCTTCGGACGCCAGCTCCACCTCGGCCACCACCAGGCCTTCGTTTTCGCCATGGAAGACATCGATCTCCCAGGTCTTCCCGCCGTGGACTTCCTTGTGGCGGTGCTTGTCGATGAGGGGCTGCTCGCAGAGGTTGTCCAGGAGGATCGCGGCATCCTCCCCGGGAATCAGGTACTCGAACTCGGCGCGGGTGACACCCGTGGTGATGCCCTTGATGGTGAGCTTGGCCTTCGTCCCCTCGATGCGCACGCGGACGACGCGTTCCTTCTGCGAGTTCAGGTAGCCCTGCTTGAAGTGCGTGCCTTCACTCTGGGGTTTCCAGGCGGCGAGGTTGACGAGGTACTTCCGTTCGATTTCCTTGGCCATGTCGAGGCTCCGATTCAGTGTCTTGGGGTGGGATGGATTCGCAGGGCGTCTTTGAGTCCCTGCGGGTAGCTGGTGTTGCCTCGCGCTCGGAGTCCCAGGCGGGCGATGACCTGGAGGGTCAGGTCAGGATCTTCGTGCTCCACGGAAAGGCACTCGACCCTGGCTCGGCGGATCGTAAGCCGGGCGAATTCGCCGCTGACGCCATCCAGTTCAAATATTTCGGATTGCTTCAAAATGCTGACGGCATGGACCTCGGGGGTATGCCGCAGGATGGTTTCCATGAACTGCGCTTGGGTGTACTCGGATCGGTCCAGCCTCGGGGCCGGGAGACCCCAGGCCTCGAAGAGTCGTGCCACCACCGAGGGCGGGCAGGGAAAGCCGGCGGAGAGGACCGGATCCCACAGTTCCAAGCCGCCGGGTCCCGTTTCCTTGCGCCACTTGAGCCGCACCGTGCCCTCCTGGATCTGGACATCGTGCATGCTCATCCGGCACAGGAGGCAGACATCCTGCGAAGTGACCGTTGGAGAGACCGACAACTCAGGGTGATCCTGTCGGAACGCGTCGAAGGACGGAGCGAAGGACCGCCATTCCCAACGGGGCAT harbors:
- a CDS encoding CYTH domain-containing protein, with the protein product MAKEIERKYLVNLAAWKPQSEGTHFKQGYLNSQKERVVRVRIEGTKAKLTIKGITTGVTRAEFEYLIPGEDAAILLDNLCEQPLIDKHRHKEVHGGKTWEIDVFHGENEGLVVAEVELASEGEKITLPDWVGAEVSSDPRYFNSNLLKHPFKNWTKA
- a CDS encoding MgtC/SapB family protein produces the protein MFPPQFTPFLLTVAISSLIGIGLREYYEQEGKRDTFGTVRTFIFLGLLGHMLYRIPVIGAYAFLVGMVVVGPFLLIYYNHKVSQQKSPGLIGVLIALLTYSVGPVVIHEPHWYLVAFAVTILFVLHSKGRIRQFTDRLETGEVVTACKFLAIAGVILPLIPAVPPADGLAGKIFAVLPVGPHQIWMAVVVTTAISYFGYVLQTYLYPKKGLLLTGLIGGLYSSTMTVLVISKKTRPHGHQAREAAAAIMLSTPTMYLRILFLVAAFMPLGAIRLVPPFLLFSLMAGAYAWWLRRGGAPAADPAEGDEVVEVKERNPLELNAALLFALMFVTVSLVTKFVLLRFQELGLRMLSFLVGASDIVPFIVSVLQGNLGIGTHQILQAIVIATASNNVMKTAYTFAFGHRQTARLTALGMAGIVGLSFLYAAVAF
- a CDS encoding SLC13 family permease, whose amino-acid sequence is MNSEARPANAPPTLQELLDMEKMTLSSKVREAQSPTEQWMRYLGFPGGILLFLLIYYLPAGAGLSASAQSGAACFMLALVWWVTEPFPTYVTSLVLMFLLLVTRTSNAKAIMDVLGMEVIWLNLLAFILSSMLVKTRLAKRMALWLVLRFGHKASWALLAFVVLQLALAPLIPATAARCVMTLPLMIVVATIYGSTEATPNAFGKNLMLLNLACISVLSSITMTGSSANLIAVGLIQNMGGHRVYYMDWMRLGAPVAIVTILLMWILGQKLLFRIRPENQVPQVEGGLDLVREQYRAMGSLSFQEKKAIAIFGMVLFLWMTDIFHMRWFGVEISAPFAALLGAVIVLFPRWGILSWAEADIPWHLLIFSAGAYAGGLALDDTGAAEWGVRMLFGGMNLKGVPFGITYTVVISVMMYSHLLTTSKTVRTLIMIPIIITLAKALGWNPLSLALPAALCIDWVVGLPISGKPNVILFSTNQFTVSDNFKYGMLTCTLGVAILVLSGATWFHWLGITPAFWAVAP
- a CDS encoding MgtC/SapB family protein, with the translated sequence MLPPQVAPFLLTLAISTLIGIGLRDYYESEKKFDTFGTVRTFVFLGMLGFMLYQIPAVGQIAFLLGMAAVVPFLLVYYSNKVRQKKSPGLIGVLIALLTYTTGPVALHQPHWFLVLFGVSILFILHSKGRIRQFTDRLETGEVVTACKFLAIAGVVLPLIPSLPPTSGAMGQIFTVLPVTPRQIWMAVVITTTISYLGYVLQTYLVPRKGMLLTGLIGGVYSSTVAVLVLAKKSKRHPGHDQEAAAAILLAVCMMYLRLLVLVSIFRISSALQVGPALLVLAGLAAGYAFWIRRDQTVAVAPIPEAVPAEAPAEGIPPTEGEEPALHKNPLEINSALFFAVMFVAVSLATKYTLLYYKGMGLRMLSFLVGCSDITPFVVSVLQGNLGIGTFQILQAIIIASASNNLLKVAYTYLFGTRRTANLAAMGMIPLAVLSILYSIFFL